A section of the Agrobacterium tumefaciens genome encodes:
- a CDS encoding ABC transporter permease, whose amino-acid sequence MKRFFAWGALIFGLLYFALPLIGMTNFSLKMRRGEYSFDAYARVLTDPRFQETFSYSVVMALFTIVFGVLLVVPTAYWVRLKLPGLRPYIEFITLLPLVIPAIVIVFGYIRLYNTSSWLPLTGTSFGTNLLLMFGYATLALPYMYRAVDTGLRTIDVATLTEAAQSLGAGWTTILSRIILPNVLVAVLSGAFLTFAIVIGEFTMAALLNRPAFGPYMQLLGANRAYEPAALAVISFGITWGCLGLIQLVSRYQKGAPPKA is encoded by the coding sequence ATGAAGCGTTTCTTCGCCTGGGGCGCGCTGATTTTCGGCCTGCTCTATTTCGCCCTGCCGCTGATCGGCATGACCAATTTCTCCCTGAAGATGCGGCGCGGCGAATATTCCTTCGACGCCTATGCAAGGGTGCTGACCGATCCACGCTTTCAGGAAACCTTCAGCTATTCCGTCGTGATGGCGCTTTTCACCATCGTTTTCGGTGTTCTGCTTGTTGTGCCAACCGCCTATTGGGTGCGCCTGAAACTGCCGGGCCTGCGCCCCTATATCGAATTCATCACGCTTCTGCCGTTGGTCATCCCCGCCATCGTCATCGTCTTCGGTTATATCAGGCTTTACAATACCTCGAGCTGGCTGCCGCTGACGGGAACAAGCTTCGGCACCAACCTGCTGTTGATGTTCGGTTACGCCACGCTTGCCCTGCCCTATATGTACCGCGCCGTCGATACCGGTCTTCGAACCATCGACGTGGCCACACTAACCGAAGCGGCGCAGAGCCTCGGCGCGGGATGGACCACCATCCTGTCGCGCATCATCCTGCCCAATGTCCTGGTCGCCGTGCTGTCGGGCGCATTTCTGACCTTCGCCATCGTCATCGGTGAATTCACCATGGCGGCCCTTTTGAACCGCCCGGCCTTCGGCCCCTACATGCAGCTGCTCGGCGCCAACCGCGCTTATGAACCGGCAGCACTTGCCGTGATTTCGTTTGGCATCACCTGGGGTTGCCTCGGTCTCATCCAACTCGTTTCCCGTTATCAGAAGGGCGCGCCTCCCAAGGCCTGA
- a CDS encoding ABC transporter permease yields MPSTNTAGPSDAGRKLPLHWIGVVPFAVFVLLFLIMPTMKIVIGAFQRTDGTFTLENIQGLFTASILSAYWISIKISLASAALGCLIGFAVAAAVVLGGLPQRIRGPLLTFSGVASQFAGVPLAFAFIATLGPVGLLTVFLKTQVGIDLRLLGFNILSFWGLTVTYLFFQIPLMILIITPALDGLKREWREAAEILGATGFQYWRMVAFPILLPSLLGTMSLLFANAFGAVATAIALTGSSLNIVPILLFAQIRGDVLGNPHLGYALAFGMIVVTGIANALYIWLRARSERWLK; encoded by the coding sequence ATGCCATCAACCAACACCGCCGGACCATCCGACGCGGGCAGAAAGCTGCCGCTGCATTGGATAGGCGTCGTACCTTTTGCCGTTTTTGTGCTGCTGTTTCTGATCATGCCGACGATGAAGATCGTCATTGGCGCATTTCAGCGGACAGACGGCACTTTCACGCTGGAAAACATCCAGGGACTTTTTACCGCCTCCATCCTTTCGGCCTACTGGATCTCGATAAAGATCAGTCTCGCCTCTGCCGCACTCGGTTGTCTGATCGGCTTTGCCGTGGCCGCAGCCGTGGTGCTCGGCGGTCTGCCGCAGCGCATTCGCGGCCCACTTCTCACTTTTTCCGGCGTCGCCTCGCAATTTGCCGGCGTGCCGCTTGCCTTTGCGTTCATCGCAACGCTCGGCCCGGTCGGTCTGCTGACAGTCTTTCTGAAGACGCAGGTCGGCATTGACCTGAGGCTCCTTGGCTTCAACATCCTGTCTTTCTGGGGCCTGACGGTCACCTATCTGTTCTTCCAGATTCCGCTGATGATCCTCATCATCACCCCGGCGCTTGACGGCCTGAAACGCGAATGGCGCGAGGCTGCGGAAATTCTCGGCGCGACCGGTTTTCAATATTGGCGCATGGTGGCCTTCCCGATCCTGCTGCCCTCGCTGCTCGGAACCATGTCGCTGCTTTTCGCCAACGCCTTCGGCGCCGTCGCGACCGCTATCGCGCTGACCGGCTCCTCTCTCAATATCGTGCCGATCCTGCTTTTTGCGCAGATCCGCGGCGACGTTCTTGGCAATCCGCATCTCGGTTACGCGCTCGCCTTCGGCATGATCGTCGTGACCGGCATCGCCAACGCACTTTATATCTGGCTGCGCGCCCGCAGCGAAAGGTGGCTGAAATGA
- a CDS encoding ABC transporter substrate-binding protein, whose translation MISHCRRLLATTTALVIASTAIAAAEPSAELIAAAKKEGMLTTIALPHDWCGYGDVIASFKAKYPEITVNELNPDAGSADEVEAVKANKDNKGPQAPDVIDVGLAFGPQMKAEGLLQPYKVSTWDEIPDNVKDPEGYWYGDYYGVMSFFVNKDLVKETPKDWADLLKADYSGQVALAGDPRASNQAILGVLAAGLATGAKSGKEAGEAGLKYFADLNKAGNFLPTIGKAGTLAQGATPIIVAWDYNALSWRKTLNDNPPTEVVVPEKGVLAGVYVQGISAYAPHPNAAKLWMEHLYSDDGQLGWLKGYCHPIRFNAMVKAGKVPQELIDSLPPAAAYEKAIFPTLEEVDANKAAVTGGWDSVVGANVK comes from the coding sequence GTGATCTCTCACTGCCGCCGACTGCTTGCTACAACCACCGCGCTGGTCATTGCATCCACCGCCATTGCTGCCGCTGAACCGAGCGCCGAACTGATCGCCGCTGCCAAGAAGGAAGGCATGCTCACAACGATCGCGCTGCCGCACGACTGGTGCGGTTATGGCGACGTCATCGCTTCCTTCAAGGCAAAGTACCCGGAGATCACCGTCAACGAACTGAACCCGGACGCCGGCTCTGCCGACGAAGTGGAAGCAGTGAAGGCGAACAAGGACAATAAGGGTCCGCAGGCGCCTGACGTCATCGACGTGGGTCTCGCTTTCGGCCCGCAGATGAAGGCCGAAGGCCTGCTGCAGCCTTACAAGGTTTCCACCTGGGACGAAATTCCTGACAACGTCAAGGATCCCGAAGGTTACTGGTACGGCGACTATTACGGCGTCATGTCCTTCTTCGTGAACAAGGATCTGGTCAAGGAAACGCCGAAGGACTGGGCAGACCTTCTGAAGGCTGACTATTCCGGCCAGGTCGCACTTGCGGGTGACCCGCGCGCCTCCAACCAGGCGATTCTCGGTGTTCTCGCCGCCGGTCTCGCAACCGGTGCGAAATCCGGTAAGGAAGCCGGTGAAGCGGGCCTGAAATACTTCGCCGATCTCAACAAGGCGGGCAACTTCCTGCCGACCATCGGCAAGGCCGGCACGCTCGCACAGGGCGCAACGCCGATCATCGTTGCCTGGGACTATAACGCGCTTTCCTGGAGGAAGACGCTGAACGACAACCCGCCGACAGAAGTCGTTGTTCCCGAGAAGGGCGTTCTCGCTGGTGTCTACGTTCAGGGCATCTCCGCTTACGCACCGCATCCGAACGCTGCAAAGCTGTGGATGGAACACCTCTATTCGGACGACGGCCAGCTTGGCTGGCTGAAGGGTTATTGCCACCCGATCCGCTTCAACGCGATGGTCAAGGCCGGCAAGGTTCCGCAGGAACTCATCGACAGCCTGCCGCCGGCAGCTGCCTACGAAAAGGCAATCTTCCCGACACTCGAGGAAGTTGATGCCAACAAGGCTGCCGTGACCGGCGGCTGGGACAGCGTCGTTGGCGCAAACGTGAAGTAA
- a CDS encoding MurR/RpiR family transcriptional regulator, whose amino-acid sequence MRSTTATVSDVIHAHYDALTRSEKRLAESLLGNYPMSGLGSITTIAENAGVSTPTVARMVQKLGYRGYPEFQAHLHQELEATISGPVAKHDRWATNAPGLHILNRFADAITGNLRDTLGDLDTAVFDNAAALLSDRKRSIYFVGGRITGAIAEYFFTHMQVIRPKTALMSSNSSAWPQYMLNMSAGDVLVIFDIRRYEHDMTTLAEVAKANGVQIILFTDQWTSPVARHALHIFRVKIEAPSAWDSSVVTLFVVEALIEAVQSGTWDETKERMNALEGLFEQTRLFRRPDRT is encoded by the coding sequence TTGCGCAGCACGACGGCGACCGTCTCGGATGTCATTCATGCCCATTACGACGCGTTGACCCGTTCGGAAAAACGGTTGGCGGAGAGCCTGCTCGGCAACTATCCCATGTCCGGTCTCGGCAGCATCACCACCATCGCTGAAAATGCAGGCGTTTCCACGCCGACAGTGGCGCGCATGGTTCAAAAGCTGGGCTACAGGGGCTACCCCGAGTTTCAGGCGCACTTACATCAGGAACTGGAAGCGACGATCTCCGGCCCCGTCGCCAAACATGACCGCTGGGCAACCAATGCGCCCGGCCTGCACATTCTCAACCGCTTCGCCGACGCCATTACCGGCAATCTGCGCGATACGCTTGGTGATCTCGACACCGCCGTCTTCGACAATGCCGCAGCACTTTTGTCAGACCGCAAGCGCAGCATCTATTTCGTCGGCGGTCGTATTACCGGTGCGATTGCCGAATATTTCTTCACCCACATGCAGGTGATCCGGCCGAAGACGGCTCTGATGTCGTCCAATTCCAGCGCCTGGCCGCAATATATGCTGAACATGAGCGCTGGTGACGTGCTCGTCATCTTCGACATTCGCCGCTACGAGCACGATATGACCACGCTTGCCGAGGTGGCGAAGGCAAATGGGGTGCAGATCATCCTCTTTACAGACCAGTGGACATCGCCGGTGGCGCGCCATGCACTGCATATTTTCCGGGTGAAGATCGAGGCCCCGTCCGCGTGGGATTCGTCTGTCGTAACCCTGTTCGTCGTCGAGGCGCTGATCGAAGCGGTGCAGAGCGGGACATGGGATGAAACCAAGGAACGCATGAACGCACTGGAGGGCCTGTTTGAACAGACACGCCTTTTCCGGCGTCCGGACAGAACGTGA